The region CAAGTTAGTAATAAAATTGTGTTTCCTCTTAAAGCATCATTGGATGATTACATGAAAACTTGTCTACAACCATTCCATGAATCTTATTTATCTTCCTCTCACCCCTATGAAAAATTTATTActattaatctttttttttgaaatatgtcTGAATAACATTAAACTTGGACTGACACGGAGGCCAAAAGGTCCGCAGAAACAAATGAGTTCGCTTTAGAAGGGACTTCCTCAATCCACACTAAACCGGCGAATGAGGAAGCCTTCCTAGCAAGTAAATCCGCCATCGCATTGCCAGAACGGCGAACAAAAGAAAGGTCTATTACATCAAAAGAAcgagaaaaaacaaaacaatcatTAATAATAGAAACTAAATAAGAAGCACCATCCGGAGGCTTGGTCCATCGTTGAAACAGTTGCAAGCAATCTGTTTCAAAACAAACACGACAGAAACCAAGCTGAATGGCTAGAACCATAGCCCAACGCAAAGCAGCAACTTCGGCCAACAACGGAGATGAGGCCGCCAAAGGGAACGCAGCTGCTGATGCCAAAACAAAACCCTCATGATCCCTGGCCACCATACCTGCCCCGATATCAGAAGTAGACCTGAAAGAagcatcaaaattaattttgatcaCCCCACGCGTAGGCCGCTGCCAAACTGCCACCATGGAAGGAGCATTCCGCACCTCTGTCCCACTCGCCGGCAACAACTGACCCAGGTCCTGCGCACGCTGCACCACCAAGGGAACCGAGAACGCACGTCCCTCAAAGACAACACGATTCCGGGCCTCCCATAAAGCATAGGACGCCGTTTGCCACAAAGAGATGACATCCTCCTCAGCTGaatcaataaaatatttcaGGAAATCATGCAAAGTGTCAAACCGTAGCGCAAGAGGGCTACCAAACCAGAAAGCTCGAGTAACCGCACACCGAATCCACAAATGATCAACCGTTTCCGGTTCCATACCGCACAGGGGGCAATCAACCTCTACATCCACACCACGCCGCACCAACGCTGCCCTCACGGGAAGATAGCCAGAAGATGCGCGCCAAGCAAGCTCTTTGCACCGAGGTAAACCCGAGCTGCTCCAGAATTTCTTCCACTGTTTGGGCTGCAAAGGAGTCACATTGGTGGATGGGCCAGCCTGAGATGACATAACTGTGCTTCGAATGAAGGCGTACCCTTGTTTAGAAGAGTACAAACCATCCACCGAACCGGGCCAAAAAAGAGTATCATCCCTCCATGCAACGACAACGGAATAGACAAAATTTGTGCAGCTGTATTAGGACAAAAAACAAACTCTATTAGTTCAGAGTTCCACATACCTGGGCCTCTCATCAAGTCAGAAACATGTCGGATCCCCAGCTCTTGCATGAGGTCCTCACTAAAAACAACTGGACAGCCATTTGGCAACCAATTAGCATAGTGAACATCAAGGCTCGTGCCATTACTATTAATCTTGACTCTCAATCTTCTTATCACTTTGaacaattatttaaaattaatgatattgttgataaaaatataattaatgctctaTTCTATTGAAGTTATGGAAATAAcatataaatagaagaagaaaaaaactattaaaattGTTATAATAAGATAGGGTAATCCCAAAGCTAGTCAAGAAATAGGAATAGATTGTGGAAGTTTCCGTTGTACACACAAGAAAGACACCATCCCATTCCACCTCGTTAAGCAAAACCTCAGAAATCAAATCAAAGTGTTTACGTTGTCTCGTTCGCTCATTCCCTCTCGCTTTCTCAATTCTCTCTGTGATTCCCTCACAAAACCAGTAACCTCCACATTCAATTTCCGTTTCCATTCCATCACGATTCACGAACAAGAACAACGATGAAGAGAGTCTTCGGTGTCAAGAAGAACAAGGAACCCCCTCCTTCCGTCGCCGATGCCTCCGATAGGGTTCGCTTCCTCTCTCAATTTTCATACTCTCCCAGATCTCATCAATTTTCGCATTGTCTTTTTAACCTAACTGCATAAACCCTAAATTTGTGTTCGAATTTCATGCGTGTAGATTAGATTTTGCATAATTGGGTGTAATGTTATAGATCGATGCATGATTTTCTATAGTTGCATAACAATTTGTGGTAGTTGGTAGTTTCAATTAATTATCTATTTGGTGATCAAGTGTAATTGTTATGGATGTTCTAGATTACGAAACGAGGTGATTCGGTGGAGGAGAAGATTAAGAAGCTTGATGCTGAACTTACTAGATACAAAGAACAGATCAAGAAAACTAGACCTGGTCCTGCCCAGGAAGCTGTTAAAGCTAGAGCCATGAGAGTTCTTAAGCAAAAACGAATGTAAGTTGCTTTATTCATCATATCAATTAACCTAAAGTTATAGACAAGCAATTGGCAACTAAGTAAGAATAGGAGTACTTGccatttttacttttaatatGTAGGAAGTTGGAATTGAAAAAGGGGAAATCATTTATAGCTGTATTCATATAGCAATAAGCCAATGTTGTTAATTGCGGATCGCGGGAAATAGCGGAAAGCAAAAAATCTGCTATTTCCCGCCCTCATAGCGGACAATATTATATAGCTGTATTCATATGGCAATATACTATGCATTTTGTCAGGTATGAAGGCCAACGTGATATGCTGTATAATCAGACATTCAATCTTGATCAAGTTCAATTTGCTGCTGAGGGGATTAAAGATGCTCAACAAACTGTATGTATCCATGAACTTGATCCTTGTATTGAAACTCCTTTTTCCTTATCCATCTGTATAACATCTTTGATCTGTTCAAGCATATGCGGCTCGTTTAATTCATAACAAAAGacatttttatgaaaaaaatcctgcagatgaaataaaataatttatggcATGGCTTCATCACTCCCTCTCTAAAAGCAAATGATAATTGGTTGCATCATTGCAGTAGTGCCTAATGTTATTAGCAGTGAGGCTTATTAGCGGTGTTGTTATTGAAAGGGGAAACTTATTTGAATTTGTAGTTCTTGTTAtattattttatgagttttcctGAGGGGTTAGCCTTAGTAACAAGGTGCTGCCTTGTAACCTAGTGGTCACAGATTAGGAAAACGGCCTACCCACTTGCAGGGTGTGGCTGTGTTTGTTTGAGATATTACCTTTTCTAGACACCTTAACCGTCGGAGTCTTGTGCAATAGTGGGTTACCCTTTCATTTGAGTTTATcttgttttttaaaatacaaattATCTGGATGTCtgtatatttataatttttacaAATTTGACAATGCCAATTGTATGCTATATCAAGTGTAGTTGACAGAGGAAACTATATTCACTGTAAAAATTCGTTTGTCTTGGTAGCGCTTTAAGGGGCATGGTTCGACGCGGAGCTTTGTCTGTATCCTGTTTGGGACCTGCTGCCTACCTCAGGAGAGGTAGGGGATGAATCGTTTGTCACTTGGGAGGGGTGTCTtcataaatgttttttttaatcatgAGTTATATTTATGTTATAACATATCCTAATATGTGTCTGAATTTTCAGAAATCCGATGTCCTCGAAGAATATTTTGCCAATTAGATGTAACATTTGAATTGACATTGTTTaaaactttctctttctttccctcCCCCTTTTCAGATGACAGCTTTGAAGTCTGCcaataaggaattgaagggAATGATGAAAACTGTGAAGATCCAAGACATTGATGTATGcactctcttttcttttcttttagctTCTATTTATCCAACAATGAGAATTTGAGGTCTTAATTGTTGATCCATTTTGTAGAACTTGCAAGATGAGATGATGGACCTGATGGATGTAAGTAATGAAATCCAAGAGACTTTGGGTAGAAGCTACAATGTGCCTGATGACATTGACGAGGATGAACTTATGGGTGGTAAGTTAGGAATTTGTTTAGGCTTTTGAGATTTAAG is a window of Lotus japonicus ecotype B-129 chromosome 5, LjGifu_v1.2 DNA encoding:
- the LOC130719829 gene encoding uncharacterized protein LOC130719829; translation: MSSQAGPSTNVTPLQPKQWKKFWSSSGLPRCKELAWRASSGYLPVRAALVRRGVDVEVDCPLCGMEPETVDHLWIRCAVTRAFWFGSPLALRFDTLHDFLKYFIDSAEEDVISLWQTASYALWEARNRVVFEGRAFSVPLVVQRAQDLGQLLPASGTEVRNAPSMVAVWQRPTRGVIKINFDASFRSTSDIGAGMVARDHEGFVLASAAAFPLAASSPLLAEVAALRWAMVLAIQLGFCRVCFETDCLQLFQRWTKPPDGASYLVSIINDCFVFSRSFDVIDLSFVRRSGNAMADLLARKASSFAGLVWIEEVPSKANSFVSADLLASVSVQV
- the LOC130718934 gene encoding vacuolar protein sorting-associated protein 60.1 — encoded protein: MKRVFGVKKNKEPPPSVADASDRITKRGDSVEEKIKKLDAELTRYKEQIKKTRPGPAQEAVKARAMRVLKQKRMYEGQRDMLYNQTFNLDQVQFAAEGIKDAQQTMTALKSANKELKGMMKTVKIQDIDNLQDEMMDLMDVSNEIQETLGRSYNVPDDIDEDELMGELDALELDMGNETEADGVPSYLQPDKEPDLDAELNLPSAPTGQTADPHGRFNAQTEDELGLPAVPRASLRG